One segment of Roseofilum casamattae BLCC-M143 DNA contains the following:
- a CDS encoding YdcF family protein codes for MVRRTSGNSLRFSRQLRRVGLGLAIAIVLLSSYWAISTIRELSAASQRSVDAYLMLGGSIRREVHMVQVAKEHPDIPILISQGADDPCIIRLFDVEEVEGDRVWLERCANSTFENFYYTLSILQRWGVRRVQMVTSPTHLPRAQWLGQIILGSHGIWMDTYTVREKGIPANSESYLKTGLDVARSLAFAAVSQVHQPSCDNVYRMIDSDLELWIEKGYVCEKPWDLRKVFENMP; via the coding sequence ATGGTGCGGAGAACGTCTGGGAATTCTTTGCGCTTTTCTCGTCAACTGCGGCGAGTGGGACTGGGATTGGCCATCGCGATCGTTCTATTATCGAGTTATTGGGCAATCTCAACCATTCGAGAACTCTCGGCAGCTTCGCAACGTTCGGTGGATGCTTACCTGATGTTGGGAGGAAGCATTCGTCGAGAGGTTCATATGGTACAAGTGGCGAAGGAGCATCCGGATATTCCGATTCTTATTTCCCAGGGAGCCGACGACCCTTGCATTATACGCCTATTTGACGTGGAAGAAGTAGAAGGCGATCGGGTTTGGTTGGAGCGTTGTGCTAATTCGACGTTTGAGAATTTTTATTATACGCTGTCAATCTTGCAACGGTGGGGAGTTCGTCGCGTGCAAATGGTGACCTCTCCCACTCATCTCCCCCGCGCGCAATGGTTGGGACAAATTATTTTAGGCAGTCATGGAATTTGGATGGATACTTATACGGTTAGAGAAAAAGGCATTCCAGCCAATAGCGAATCTTATCTGAAAACTGGATTAGATGTTGCGCGCAGTCTGGCATTTGCCGCAGTCAGTCAGGTTCATCAACCCAGTTGCGATAATGTCTATCGAATGATTGATTCGGATTTGGAATTATGGATAGAAAAAGGCTATGTTTGCGAGAAGCCTTGGGATTTGCGCAAGGTATTTGAGAATATGCCGTAA
- the ctpB gene encoding carboxyl-terminal processing protease CtpB, translating into MNWYQNCLKPLQIAFLGGAIATTSLTFFGTAWCQSVRAALQDSPKVVVDEAWQIVNREYVDPDFNQIDWLRTREELLDRQYTAPEEAYRAIRSALKQLQDPYTRFLDPKQFQRLTEQTSGELSGVGIFLELHPQTRQLTVVKPYENSPASKAGILSGDTVLSIDGRSTQGMSVRAASQLIRGEIGSQVELEIDRPGWGPFAVALTRAKIEVPSVSHAVKYENSARIGYIRLDEFSSHAAEQMERSIMALEKEKVDAFVLDLRGNPGGLLESSIEIARMWLDEGAIVSTIDRDGNREAVRANGSALTQRPLAVLVDQRSASSSEILTGALQDNRRAKIIGTKTFGKALVQAVHSLSDGSGLAVTVAHYYTPKGTDISKMGITPDIPIQLSQQQQRRLVANRRIRATQSDPHYTRAIATLMAQLEPKPLALTLE; encoded by the coding sequence ATGAACTGGTATCAAAACTGCTTAAAGCCCCTACAAATCGCTTTCCTTGGAGGCGCGATCGCCACGACTAGTCTAACCTTCTTCGGAACGGCCTGGTGTCAGTCAGTACGAGCGGCTCTCCAAGATAGTCCTAAAGTTGTTGTAGATGAAGCATGGCAAATCGTCAACCGCGAATATGTCGATCCGGACTTCAACCAAATTGATTGGCTGCGCACTCGCGAAGAACTACTCGATCGCCAGTATACCGCTCCAGAAGAAGCCTACAGAGCTATTCGCAGTGCCCTCAAACAACTGCAAGACCCCTACACCCGTTTTCTCGACCCCAAGCAATTTCAACGCCTCACCGAGCAAACCTCCGGGGAGTTATCCGGAGTCGGCATATTCCTCGAACTTCATCCGCAAACGCGCCAACTCACCGTCGTGAAACCTTACGAAAATTCTCCCGCCTCGAAAGCAGGTATTCTTTCCGGAGATACAGTGTTGTCCATTGACGGCCGCTCCACTCAAGGAATGTCCGTACGCGCTGCAAGTCAGTTGATTCGGGGCGAAATTGGAAGTCAGGTAGAGCTGGAAATCGATCGCCCCGGATGGGGGCCCTTTGCAGTAGCGCTAACGCGAGCGAAGATCGAAGTCCCTTCCGTGAGCCATGCAGTCAAATACGAAAATTCAGCTCGCATCGGGTATATTCGGTTAGATGAGTTCAGCTCCCATGCTGCGGAACAGATGGAACGTTCCATCATGGCTTTAGAGAAAGAGAAAGTGGATGCCTTTGTGCTCGACTTGCGCGGCAATCCCGGAGGCTTATTAGAATCGAGCATTGAAATTGCTCGCATGTGGTTGGATGAAGGCGCAATCGTGAGTACGATCGATCGCGATGGGAATCGAGAAGCCGTTCGCGCCAATGGCAGCGCCCTCACCCAACGGCCGCTCGCTGTTCTCGTAGACCAACGTTCGGCCAGTTCCAGCGAAATCCTCACCGGAGCGCTCCAAGATAACCGACGGGCGAAAATTATCGGTACCAAGACTTTTGGTAAAGCTCTGGTGCAAGCCGTGCATTCTCTCTCCGATGGCTCCGGATTAGCAGTCACCGTTGCCCACTATTATACGCCGAAGGGAACGGATATCAGCAAAATGGGAATTACTCCCGATATTCCGATCCAATTGAGCCAACAACAACAGCGCCGTTTGGTCGCCAATCGACGCATCCGAGCCACCCAATCCGATCCTCATTATACTCGGGCGATCGCCACCTTGATGGCACAACTCGAACCCAAACCTCTCGCACTGACATTGGAATAA
- a CDS encoding tetratricopeptide repeat protein gives MDVNKQRHYRLLGSTALLVGANACGLLFVTGTIGGVVGGIIANDVVPQYLANSKIQLHNSQGQLGNHHIAEAVGLAIALLIQARAEAGTYPNSKKKLVSLAECSVKHWKTIAQELQAMENEKFSPIQDTQVLGLFSQALGSDRIQVLTEADWLELLHDLRGYSRVEVREHVLEQVAKDLRNNFASALREVLKADFAEGGKAFGGFVISMLGAIHQQLQEVRVPQESREDVSQVLSELERVNQQLAGSQAETQGWFRQLSQQLNSGIEAILTEIARTHEEITGIRLAQNEIKEILAGLLGCLQGDVTEIKALLERIIAFLESEHNRQPETAVGLIGDSVPQTTDWQGRAEELETIYGWLADDNRKLGIIVGIAGMGKSALAAKVYRECGGFGRKYWAELKGSPPFARFARGVLRELVQIPQEAIEKTPDARLLEMLIQGLQRQKFLLVLDNFESVLADGDYGEFLQGWLDCCDKTEILVTTQEQPELDWIANSLSLSGLSKTEGARLLQALGVGGELEELQAYAEKVNGHPLTLRLVAGMLEKEVGKEARLADLEQLQIADVQQLLEDKRIKGRHRRETVQLLVVLDRSFSLLSSVWQTRLLQLTVLRQGFDATLVSAMVGAEVREKELRQLAERGFLVAREQGYEFQPFIWEYLQYRAGEVAEAHQRAVEVYGSRARMPEDWATATVEDVQDYLEWFYHLCQLGEYEQAFDVLRNEGKYEQSIEQFFDLRGYNSLRIELFLQLVQYLPNHQNSCYTASLTSLGLAYQHLGEYQQAISYHQQSLEIKQKIGDRSGMASPFNNLGLAYKSLGEYQQAIFYHQQSLEIEQEIGDRSGIATSFNNLGTTYYFLGEYQEAIAYYQQSLEIRQKIADLSGIADSFGGLGSAYGSLGEHREAISYFQQSLEIKQKIGDRSGIASSFNNLGGAYYSLGEYQQAISYHQQSLEIKQEIGDRSGIANSFNNLGLAYYSLGEYQQAISYHQQSLEIKQEIGDRSGIASSFNSLGTTYKSLGEYQQAISYHQQSLEIKQEIGDRSGIADSFNNLGNAYYSLGEYQQARSYHQQSLEIKQEIGDRSGIANSFNNLGSAYYSLGEYQQAIPYYQQSLEIYQEIGLQSEEITCLQNLSQTHSYLGQIAQASYYNNQLLELQGFDALPAAPWFKSFIRFAQKSKLNLALCFIAGLLAFPFALLWIIAGILYRRVRSAIKA, from the coding sequence ATGGATGTCAATAAGCAGCGTCACTATCGGTTATTGGGTTCGACAGCACTTTTAGTTGGCGCTAATGCTTGCGGGCTGCTATTCGTGACGGGTACGATTGGCGGTGTTGTGGGCGGTATTATTGCTAATGATGTGGTTCCCCAGTATCTGGCGAATTCCAAGATACAGTTGCACAATAGTCAGGGGCAACTGGGCAATCATCACATAGCAGAAGCCGTGGGGTTGGCGATCGCACTTTTGATTCAAGCCAGAGCAGAAGCGGGAACTTATCCGAACTCGAAAAAAAAGCTGGTATCCCTGGCTGAATGTAGCGTGAAACATTGGAAAACCATCGCCCAAGAGCTACAGGCGATGGAAAATGAGAAATTTTCCCCGATTCAGGATACGCAGGTTCTGGGCTTGTTTAGCCAGGCTTTGGGGAGCGATCGCATCCAAGTCTTGACAGAAGCAGATTGGTTGGAGTTGTTGCACGATTTGCGGGGGTATAGCCGCGTTGAGGTACGGGAGCACGTGCTCGAGCAGGTGGCAAAGGACTTGCGCAATAATTTTGCTTCGGCGTTGCGGGAGGTATTGAAAGCGGACTTTGCCGAGGGAGGTAAGGCGTTTGGCGGGTTTGTTATTTCCATGTTGGGAGCCATTCACCAGCAGTTGCAAGAGGTGCGAGTTCCCCAAGAGAGTCGGGAAGACGTTAGCCAAGTCTTGTCTGAGTTGGAGAGAGTTAACCAGCAGCTAGCCGGAAGTCAGGCAGAAACTCAGGGATGGTTTCGGCAGCTATCGCAACAGTTGAATTCTGGCATTGAAGCAATCTTAACTGAAATTGCCAGAACTCATGAGGAGATTACCGGAATTAGACTGGCTCAAAACGAGATTAAAGAAATTTTAGCAGGTTTGCTGGGATGCTTGCAGGGAGATGTTACCGAGATAAAAGCTTTGCTGGAAAGAATTATTGCCTTTCTCGAAAGCGAGCACAATAGGCAACCGGAGACAGCGGTGGGGTTGATAGGAGATAGCGTACCTCAGACGACTGATTGGCAGGGGAGAGCGGAAGAGTTAGAGACCATATATGGATGGTTGGCGGACGATAATCGGAAGTTGGGGATAATTGTTGGTATTGCAGGGATGGGGAAATCTGCCCTCGCGGCGAAAGTGTATCGCGAGTGCGGAGGGTTTGGGCGGAAATATTGGGCAGAGTTAAAAGGATCTCCACCGTTTGCGAGGTTTGCGCGCGGGGTGTTGCGGGAGTTGGTGCAGATACCGCAAGAGGCGATTGAAAAAACGCCGGATGCTCGGTTATTGGAGATGCTCATTCAAGGGTTGCAACGGCAGAAGTTTCTCTTGGTGTTGGATAACTTTGAGTCGGTATTGGCAGATGGGGACTATGGGGAGTTTTTGCAAGGGTGGTTGGACTGCTGCGATAAGACAGAGATTTTAGTGACGACGCAGGAGCAGCCGGAGTTAGATTGGATCGCCAATAGTTTATCGTTATCGGGATTATCGAAAACGGAAGGCGCGCGGTTATTGCAGGCGCTGGGAGTCGGGGGAGAACTGGAGGAGTTGCAAGCTTATGCGGAAAAGGTAAACGGACATCCGTTAACCTTGCGTCTGGTAGCGGGGATGTTGGAGAAAGAGGTGGGAAAAGAAGCACGGTTGGCAGATTTGGAGCAGTTGCAGATCGCAGACGTGCAACAGTTACTGGAAGATAAGCGCATCAAAGGCAGACATCGCCGGGAAACCGTGCAGTTGCTGGTGGTGTTGGATCGCAGTTTTAGTCTGCTGTCGTCGGTTTGGCAAACGCGGTTATTGCAGTTAACGGTATTGCGGCAGGGGTTCGACGCAACTCTGGTGTCGGCAATGGTGGGTGCAGAGGTGCGGGAGAAGGAGTTGCGCCAGCTTGCCGAGCGCGGGTTTTTGGTAGCGCGGGAACAAGGCTACGAGTTTCAGCCGTTTATTTGGGAGTATTTGCAGTATCGCGCTGGGGAGGTTGCGGAGGCGCATCAGCGAGCGGTTGAGGTATATGGGAGTCGCGCTCGGATGCCAGAAGATTGGGCAACGGCAACGGTTGAGGACGTGCAGGATTATTTGGAATGGTTTTATCATCTCTGCCAGTTGGGAGAATACGAGCAGGCATTTGATGTGCTTCGTAATGAAGGAAAGTACGAGCAATCAATTGAGCAATTTTTCGATCTACGGGGCTACAACTCTTTGCGAATTGAACTATTTCTGCAATTGGTGCAGTACTTACCCAACCATCAAAACTCGTGCTACACTGCCTCTCTCACTAGCTTAGGGTTAGCTTACCAACACTTGGGAGAGTACCAGCAAGCCATATCCTATCACCAGCAGTCTTTAGAAATTAAACAAAAAATTGGAGATCGCTCCGGTATGGCATCTCCTTTCAACAACTTAGGTTTGGCTTACAAGTCCCTAGGAGAGTACCAGCAAGCGATATTCTACCACCAGCAGTCTCTGGAAATAGAACAAGAAATTGGCGATCGCTCTGGCATTGCCACTTCTTTCAATAACTTAGGCACTACTTACTATTTCCTCGGAGAATACCAGGAAGCAATAGCTTACTATCAGCAGTCTCTGGAAATACGACAAAAGATCGCCGATCTCTCTGGCATTGCGGATTCTTTCGGAGGCTTAGGTAGTGCTTACGGTTCCCTGGGAGAGCACCGTGAAGCAATATCCTACTTCCAGCAGTCTCTCGAAATTAAACAAAAAATTGGCGATCGCTCTGGCATTGCCTCTTCTTTCAATAACTTAGGCGGTGCTTACTATTCCCTGGGAGAATACCAGCAAGCCATATCCTACCACCAGCAGTCTTTGGAAATCAAACAAGAAATCGGCGATCGCTCTGGCATTGCCAATTCTTTCAACAACTTAGGATTAGCTTACTATTCCCTGGGAGAATACCAGCAAGCGATATCCTACCACCAGCAGTCTCTGGAAATCAAACAAGAAATCGGCGATCGCTCTGGCATTGCCTCTTCTTTCAACAGCTTAGGCACCACTTACAAATCCCTGGGAGAATACCAGCAAGCGATATCCTACCACCAGCAGTCTCTGGAAATCAAACAAGAAATCGGCGATCGCTCTGGCATTGCCGATTCTTTCAACAACTTAGGCAACGCTTACTATTCCCTGGGAGAATACCAGCAAGCGAGATCCTACCACCAGCAGTCTCTGGAAATTAAACAAGAAATCGGCGATCGCTCTGGCATTGCCAATTCTTTCAACAACTTAGGCAGTGCTTACTATTCCCTGGGAGAGTACCAGCAAGCCATACCCTACTACCAGCAGTCCTTGGAAATCTATCAAGAAATCGGTCTTCAATCTGAAGAGATTACATGTCTGCAAAATTTAAGCCAAACTCACTCCTATCTTGGACAAATTGCACAAGCTAGTTACTACAATAACCAGTTATTAGAACTCCAAGGTTTTGATGCTTTACCTGCCGCACCCTGGTTTAAATCCTTTATCCGCTTTGCCCAAAAGAGCAAGCTAAACTTAGCACTTTGCTTTATCGCAGGTTTGCTTGCCTTTCCCTTCGCTTTACTCTGGATAATTGCCGGTATTCTCTACCGGCGAGTGCGAAGTGCAATTAAAGCTTAA
- a CDS encoding XisI protein, which yields MAELNYRELVRQIIEQHATAQPPEALETTHIVFDPARDRYLLLYVGWQGEKRMHGCPIHIDIQDGKIWVQRDFTEEGVAQQLLELGVPKTDIVLGFRCPYVRQFTGFAVGEPVPNAIA from the coding sequence GTGGCAGAACTAAATTATCGAGAATTAGTGCGACAAATTATCGAGCAACATGCCACCGCACAACCGCCAGAAGCTTTAGAAACGACACATATTGTGTTCGATCCAGCGCGCGATCGCTATCTTCTATTATATGTAGGATGGCAAGGTGAAAAACGGATGCATGGTTGCCCGATTCATATCGATATTCAAGATGGGAAGATTTGGGTACAGCGCGATTTTACTGAAGAAGGAGTGGCGCAGCAGTTATTAGAGTTAGGCGTACCTAAAACCGATATTGTCTTAGGGTTTCGATGTCCTTACGTGCGTCAGTTTACCGGGTTTGCGGTGGGCGAACCCGTGCCGAATGCGATCGCATAA
- a CDS encoding XisH family protein produces the protein MSAKDMFHDTVRIAIEKDGWTITNDPLFIELTKQVRMNIDLGAEKLLAAEKGKRKIAIEIKSFVGLSTISDFHTAVGQFINYRVALEFLNSERVLYLAVPTDVYEDFFTDRFVQAVLEKYEIKILAFNVQEQEIELWQN, from the coding sequence ATGTCCGCTAAAGATATGTTTCACGATACGGTACGGATCGCCATTGAGAAAGATGGGTGGACGATTACTAACGATCCCTTATTTATTGAGCTAACCAAGCAAGTTAGAATGAATATTGACTTGGGAGCAGAAAAGTTGCTTGCCGCTGAAAAAGGTAAGCGGAAAATTGCCATAGAAATTAAAAGTTTTGTGGGCTTATCTACTATATCTGATTTCCATACCGCAGTTGGGCAATTTATAAATTATCGCGTGGCATTAGAATTTCTAAATTCCGAACGAGTTCTTTATTTAGCCGTACCCACAGATGTTTATGAGGATTTCTTTACGGATAGGTTCGTGCAAGCCGTCCTGGAGAAATATGAAATTAAAATATTAGCGTTCAATGTGCAGGAACAGGAGATAGAATTGTGGCAGAACTAA
- a CDS encoding Uma2 family endonuclease: MYDLPSEEVGESGLPDQYHPQQAELLCLTFQPSTYPAQQVWSAMDLNLYYDENHTERYKRPDWFGVVGVSPLYEERELRMSYVMWQEQVNPFIVVELLSPGTQKEDVGETAAKPGGIPTKWQVYEDILQVPYYVVYDRRNTTFRAFSHQGKRYQELAITENRLWLPELELGLGLWQGRYKVCDRHWLRFYDSSGNWIPTPTEQVEQERLRAERFRRLLLENGINPDED, from the coding sequence ATGTACGATCTCCCCAGTGAAGAAGTCGGAGAGTCCGGTTTGCCCGACCAATACCATCCCCAACAAGCTGAATTATTATGCCTAACCTTTCAGCCATCTACTTATCCCGCGCAGCAAGTCTGGAGTGCGATGGATCTCAATCTCTACTATGACGAAAACCACACCGAACGATATAAACGTCCGGACTGGTTTGGAGTCGTGGGAGTCTCGCCATTATATGAAGAGCGAGAGTTGCGGATGAGTTATGTCATGTGGCAAGAACAAGTCAACCCCTTTATCGTCGTCGAACTGCTTTCTCCAGGTACACAGAAAGAAGATGTAGGAGAAACTGCAGCCAAACCCGGTGGCATCCCAACCAAATGGCAAGTGTATGAAGACATCCTGCAAGTACCCTACTATGTGGTTTACGATCGCCGAAACACTACTTTCCGAGCTTTTAGCCACCAAGGAAAACGCTATCAAGAGCTAGCAATAACTGAGAATCGCTTGTGGTTGCCCGAGTTAGAATTAGGCTTAGGATTATGGCAAGGCAGGTATAAAGTTTGCGATCGCCACTGGTTGCGTTTTTATGACAGCTCCGGTAACTGGATTCCCACTCCAACAGAACAAGTCGAGCAAGAACGACTGCGAGCGGAACGTTTTCGGCGTTTGCTCCTGGAAAATGGGATTAACCCCGATGAGGATTAA
- a CDS encoding glycosyltransferase family 39 protein — protein sequence MTSLSRQFKFAIAAIIAIGIVFRFAHLDRKVYWHDEIYTSLRVSGYIGWQVSQASFNNQFLTAEDLQTYQQLTPELGIDDTLKSLMTHPEHPPLYYLLLRLWMDNFGSSVAVVRSFSAVLSLLTFPLLYLLANELFLAPGVGWIAIALLAVSPVHVLYAQEARQYSLWTISILLSSLTLLRATRLNRGDDWMVYSLATAFNLYTNLLSVLITFSQQLWVLLVEGFRWSSRVKRSILAISFAGLAFAPWLGILIENWNYVRSVTSWSEKSPHNFPIAKFWGKHLTRSFIDFDGATLGFLSEETALYLLLALTIVATIYLVQHAPKRVWLFMLSLGIAMLPLMIPDVLFGGMRSKNTRYFMGVIIGFELIVSYFIYGLLTAKVRWKPMLGSAIFALLIAGGVASCVENARAEAWWNKGWSPETTRAISQIQQAPAPLIISHPSDTNFGDLVTFSHKVNPETRFWLIRREHFPLVPDKIKELEGDRQIFLYNAAKELREDLKEDYRLEFLDNTRLVRVQPLE from the coding sequence ATGACTTCTCTTTCTCGTCAATTCAAATTTGCGATCGCTGCTATTATCGCGATCGGTATTGTCTTTCGTTTTGCTCATCTCGATCGCAAAGTCTATTGGCATGATGAAATCTATACGTCTTTGCGAGTCTCGGGATATATTGGGTGGCAAGTTTCTCAGGCATCATTTAATAACCAATTTTTAACCGCAGAAGATTTACAAACCTATCAGCAGTTAACCCCAGAGTTAGGAATTGATGATACTTTAAAGTCTTTAATGACTCATCCCGAGCATCCGCCCTTATATTATCTGCTCTTACGGTTATGGATGGATAATTTTGGCTCGTCGGTAGCAGTGGTGCGGAGTTTTTCGGCTGTTCTCAGTTTACTGACGTTTCCTTTATTATATTTATTGGCAAACGAACTATTTTTAGCGCCTGGAGTCGGGTGGATTGCGATCGCCCTGTTAGCGGTTTCTCCAGTTCACGTCCTCTATGCACAAGAGGCGCGCCAATATAGTTTGTGGACGATTAGTATTCTGCTCTCCAGCCTCACATTGTTGCGAGCAACCCGATTAAATCGCGGCGATGATTGGATGGTTTATTCTCTCGCTACGGCGTTCAATTTATATACGAATCTGTTATCGGTTTTAATTACGTTTAGCCAACAACTTTGGGTTTTACTGGTGGAAGGGTTTCGCTGGAGCAGTCGAGTCAAGCGATCGATCTTAGCTATCAGTTTTGCCGGTTTAGCTTTTGCGCCTTGGTTGGGTATTTTAATTGAAAATTGGAATTATGTCAGAAGCGTCACGAGCTGGAGCGAAAAGTCTCCGCATAATTTTCCCATCGCTAAGTTTTGGGGAAAACATCTGACTCGTAGTTTTATCGATTTTGATGGTGCAACTTTGGGATTTTTATCCGAAGAGACAGCGCTTTATTTACTGCTGGCACTGACGATTGTCGCAACCATTTATTTAGTCCAACACGCTCCTAAACGAGTGTGGTTATTTATGCTTTCCTTAGGGATTGCCATGCTACCGCTGATGATTCCCGATGTTTTGTTTGGGGGAATGCGATCGAAAAATACGCGCTATTTTATGGGTGTCATTATTGGCTTTGAGCTGATTGTTTCGTATTTTATTTACGGTTTGCTGACGGCAAAAGTACGATGGAAACCGATGTTGGGTAGCGCGATTTTTGCGTTGTTAATTGCTGGCGGAGTTGCCTCTTGCGTCGAGAATGCGCGAGCGGAAGCCTGGTGGAATAAGGGATGGAGTCCGGAGACCACGCGCGCGATTTCACAAATTCAACAAGCCCCCGCTCCTCTGATTATCAGTCATCCTTCGGATACGAATTTTGGGGATTTGGTGACATTTAGCCATAAGGTGAATCCGGAGACTCGATTTTGGTTAATTCGTCGGGAACATTTTCCATTGGTTCCGGATAAAATTAAAGAGTTGGAGGGCGATCGCCAAATTTTCTTGTACAATGCGGCGAAAGAACTGCGAGAGGATCTCAAAGAAGACTATCGTCTCGAGTTTCTCGACAATACGCGATTAGTTCGCGTGCAACCTCTTGAGTAA
- a CDS encoding GGDEF domain-containing response regulator: MNHHRMHPTQVDILVVDDTATNLSLLTQLLSTQGYKVRVARNGGFALRSASSSPPTLILLDIMMPDMDGYQVCEALKRNPDTQDVPVIFLSASDEVLDKIQAFGVGGVDYITKPFESVEVLARIENQLRLRSLQLQLQTQNQHLLAEIEKRKATETSLDRSSTLLWGILNSSLDGISALESVRDAQGNIIDFRWLLANPVATQWANTGNLKGKFLLEELPGLSHSGLFEWYISVVETGETIQKEIYYTHEGMEEWFEIMLVKLGDGLTATFRNITQRKAIEIALEKTNLELENQANLDGLTQIANRRRFDQYLNKEWRRMRREQQPLSLILCDVDYFKLYNDSYGHQAGDRCLIEVAKTLEKSLKRPADLVARYGGEEFAIILPNTHLNGAVNVAEDIRQAIHERYISHEYSQVRNYITLSLGISSIIPSRGDSPEILISYTDRALYQAKQKGRDRLEYIDVSTSSSTIIKGVS; this comes from the coding sequence ATGAATCATCATCGGATGCATCCAACTCAAGTCGATATCTTGGTGGTTGATGATACAGCAACGAACTTGAGTTTACTCACTCAATTGTTATCAACCCAGGGATATAAAGTCCGCGTTGCGCGCAATGGAGGATTTGCCTTGCGTTCTGCGTCCTCTTCTCCTCCTACCCTCATTTTACTGGATATCATGATGCCAGATATGGACGGCTATCAGGTCTGCGAGGCGCTCAAACGCAATCCCGATACTCAAGATGTTCCGGTCATTTTTTTAAGTGCTTCCGATGAAGTTCTTGATAAAATCCAAGCTTTTGGAGTCGGTGGAGTTGATTATATTACCAAGCCGTTTGAAAGCGTCGAAGTCTTAGCGAGGATTGAAAATCAACTGCGGTTGCGATCGCTACAACTGCAACTGCAAACGCAAAATCAACACCTATTAGCCGAAATCGAAAAGCGCAAGGCCACTGAAACCTCTCTCGATCGCTCGAGCACCCTCTTATGGGGAATCTTAAACAGTTCTCTCGATGGAATTTCTGCCCTCGAATCCGTTCGCGATGCCCAAGGAAATATTATCGATTTCCGTTGGTTATTGGCGAACCCCGTAGCGACGCAATGGGCGAACACAGGTAATTTGAAAGGCAAGTTCTTGCTGGAAGAATTGCCCGGCCTTTCCCATAGTGGGTTGTTTGAATGGTATATTTCCGTTGTCGAAACGGGTGAAACGATTCAAAAGGAAATTTACTATACCCATGAAGGGATGGAAGAGTGGTTCGAGATTATGTTAGTTAAATTAGGAGATGGACTGACTGCAACATTTCGCAATATTACTCAACGAAAAGCTATTGAAATTGCTTTAGAAAAAACAAATTTAGAGTTAGAAAATCAAGCCAATCTAGATGGGTTAACCCAAATTGCCAACCGGCGAAGATTCGATCAATATCTGAACAAAGAATGGCGGAGAATGCGCCGAGAACAGCAACCCTTATCTCTGATTTTATGTGATGTAGATTACTTCAAACTGTATAATGATAGTTACGGACACCAAGCCGGCGATCGCTGTTTAATTGAAGTAGCGAAAACTCTAGAAAAGAGCCTGAAACGACCGGCAGATTTGGTTGCTCGGTATGGAGGGGAAGAATTTGCAATTATTTTACCCAATACTCACCTAAATGGTGCCGTGAATGTCGCAGAAGATATTCGCCAAGCTATCCACGAACGCTATATTTCCCACGAATATTCGCAAGTTAGAAACTATATCACTCTGAGTTTGGGAATTAGTAGTATTATTCCCTCTCGCGGTGACTCTCCAGAAATTCTGATTTCTTATACCGATCGCGCTCTGTATCAAGCCAAACAGAAAGGACGCGATCGATTGGAGTATATAGATGTTTCGACCTCATCTTCAACAATTATTAAAGGAGTCAGCTAA